GCCCGGTCGAGGCTCACCTCGACCGACTTGACGTCGCGCACCTCGAACTGGTCGGCCACCGCCGCCACCAGCCGGTCGGTCGGCTCCATCACGTTGAACGTGACCCGCGTCTCGTCGGGGAGGATCGCGCCCGCCCAGCGCCGCGGCCGGAACGGCGCGATCGGGGTCAAGGCGAGGAGATTGGCCGACAAGGGCAGGATCGGTCCCCGCGCCGAGAAATTATAGGCGGTCGACCCCGCGGGCGTTGCCACCAGCACCCCGTCGGCGACCAGTTCGGGCAGCACCACGCGCCCGTTTACCAGCACTTCGATCTTCGCTGCCTGCCGGGTCTCGCGCAGCAGCGACACCTCGTTGATCGCGGCATGGGTCCATTCGTCGCCATGGATCGTCTCGGCGCGCATCGTCAGCGGCGCGACCTCGATCCGGCGCGCGTTCGCGATCCGCTCGCCGAGGCAGTCGAGCCGCCACTCGTTCATCAGGAAGCCGACCGTGCCGCGGTTGATCCCGAACACCGGGATCGCCTCGCCGCCGTCGAGCATCTGGTGCAGCGTGTGGAGCATGAACCCGTCGCCGCCGAGCGCGACCAGGATCCGCGCCTGCCGCTCGTCGGCGAAATGATAGCGCCGGCGCAGCATCGCCGCCGCCGCCTGCGCCGCCTCGCCATGGCTCGCGACGAGCGCGATCCCCTCGGCGGCAAGGTCCTGGCGGGTCGTCGCGCCCTTGGGCAGGTCCGCGTTCAACGAAAGTCCTTCCACCTAAAGCGCGTCATGGCGAGCATAACGGCTGACCGGCCCCCTCGCTACCGTCCCGTTTCGGGCCACGGGGGAGCAGCCGGCTGCGTCCTGTGCTATGCGAGGCTATGAAGCCGCCCATGGAGCGTAACGCCATCAGCATCGCCCGGCGGGCCAGCGACCTTCCGCCGACCCCGGCGCCGATGCCGCGGCGGGACAAGGCGCTCCTCGAACTGCTCACCGCCGACCGGATCGCGCTCGCCTTCCAGCCGCAGTGGAGCGTCGCCACCGGCAAGGTCGTCGGTGTCGAGGCGCTCGCCCGTGCGCCCGAGGGGCTCGCTCCCGAGGACCTCTTCGCCCGCGCCGCCGCCGCCAACCTGTCCGAGCGCCTGTCGCGCTCGGTCCAGCGCAAGGCGCTCCAGGCGGCCGCCGGCTGGACCGGGGCGATGGCGAGCCTGCGCCTGTCGCTCAACCTCCTGCCCGAGGATCTCGCGCGGCCCGGCTACGAACGCTGGCTCCTCGACGAGATCGCCGCCGCCGGCTTGCAACCCGAACGCATCACCGCCGAGATCACCGAAAGCTCGCTCATCGCCGATCCGGTTGCCGCCGCCGCGCGGCTCGCCTGCCTGCGCGCCGCCGGGGTCCGCATCGCGGTCGACGATTTCGGCACCGGCTATGCCAGCCTCGCCTGGCTGACGACCCTCCCGCTCGACCTCATCAAGATCGACCGCGGCCTCATTCTCGACCTCGTCGGCGGCCGCCGCGCGCAGATCGTGGTCAAGGCCCTGATCGCGCTCGCCCGCGAACTCGAACTCAAGGTCGTGGTCGAGGGGGTCGAGGAGGAAGAGCAGCTCGCGCTCCTGCGCGACTGGGGCTGCGATTACTATCAGGGCTTCCTCGGCGCCAAGGCGATGGGCGAGGAGGAACTGGCGGGCTTCCTTACCGCGTGACACAAGGGGGCGTGAGCACGCCCTTCATCGACCTCTTCTCGGGCCACGCCGGCCTCTACGCCGCGGCCCGCCCGACCTATCCCGCCCACGTCATCGCCGACATCGCCGCGCTCGCGCCTGGCCGCGGGCAGGCGTGGGACGCCGGAACGGGCAACGGGCAGGCCGCGCGCAGCCTCGCGGCCCATTTCGACGCCGTCTTCGCGACCGACCCGAGCGCCGAGCAGATCGCCGCCGCCGAGCCTGCCGGGCGCGTCACTTATGCGGTCGAGCCCGCCGAGCGCTGCAGCCTGCCCGATGCCAGCTGCGACCTCATCCTCGCCGCGCAGGCCGCGCACTGGTTCGAGCCCCGCGCGTTCGGTACCGAAGTGACGCGTCTCCTCAAGCCCGGCGGGATCGTCGCGGCGATCGGCTACGGCTGGTGGTATGTCGATCGGCAGGTCGACGCGATCGTCGGCGGCCTGCTCAAACAGGTCGAGCCGCACTGGCAGCCCGGCAACTGGACGCTGATCGACGGCTACCGCGCACTGGAGCTTCCGGGCGAAGAGGTCCGCCTGACACCCGCCGCCATCCACCTCGCCTGGGAACGGCCGCAGGTGGAAGCCTATGTCCGCAGCTGGTCGGTGGTGCAGAAGCTCGGCGAAGCAGTGACCGACGCCACCTTCGCCGCGCTGCGCGAGGCCTGGCCCGACGGCCAGAAGCGCCACGTCACCATGCCGGTCGTCAGCCGGGTCCACCGCCTTTAGGCGGCGACCTTCTCGCGTTTCCCCGCCGCCGCGACCCGCGCCAGCCCGCGGCTCAGCTGCAGCACGCCGTTCAGCCGCTGCGCCGGGGTCGCCCAGTCGCGGCTGACGACGAGCTTCTGGTCGGGGCGAAGCTTCGCGCTCCCCTTCAGCCGCGCGATATAGTCGAACAATCCCTTGACCTCGGGGAAGCCCGACGGCGCGAAGGTCACGACCGCGCCGCGCTGTCCGGCATCCAGTTTGGCGATGCACGCCGCGCGGCAGTGGATCTTGGTCTCGACCACCTGCAGGAGGTTGCTCGTCTCCTCGGGCAATTTCCCGAACCGGTCGATGAGCTCGGCGGCGAACTCCTCCACTTCCTGCGGCGCCTCGAGCTCGCCCAGCCGGCGATAGAGGCCCATGCGCAGGTCGAGGTCGGGGACGTAATCCTCGGGGATCATGATCGGCGCCTCGACATTGATCTGGGGCGAGAATTCGTCGGGCTTGTCCTCGCGGTTGCCGCCAGCCTTCATGTCGAGGATCGCATCCTCGAGCATCGACTGATAGAGCTCGAACCCGACTTCCTTGATGTGCCCCGACTGCTCGTCGCCGAGCAAATTGCCCGCGCCGCGAATGTCGAGGTCGTGGCTCGCAAGCTGGAAGCCCGCGCCCAGCGTGTCGAGGTTCGACAGCACCGTCAGCCGCTTCTCCGCCGTCTCGGTCACCTGCCGGTCGGGCGGGGTCGTCATATAGGCGTAGGCGCGGGTCTTCGACCGACCGACGCGCCCGCGCAGCTGGTACAATTGCGCGAGGCCGAACCGCTCGGCGCGGTGGACGATCAGCGTGTTCGCGCTCGGAATGTCGAGCCCGCTCTCGACGATCGTGGTCGACAGCAGCACGTCATATTTGCGGTCGTAGAAGGCGCTCATCCGCTCCTCGACCTCGGTCGGCGCGAGCTGGCCGTGGGCGACGATCGGCTTCACCTCGGGCACTTCCTCGCGCAGCCATTCCTCGATGTCGGGAAGGTCGGAGATTCGCGGGACCACGAAATAGCTCTGCCCGCCGCGATAATGTTCGCGCAGCAGCGCCTCGCGGATCACCACCGGATCCCACGGCGTGACGTAGGTCCGCACCGCCAGGCGATCGACCGGCGGGGTCTGGATGACGCTGAGTTCGCGAAGCCCGCTCATCGCCATCTGCAGCGTCCTGGGAATTGGCGTCGCGGTCAGCGTCAGCACGTGGACGTCGGCCTTCAAGGCCTTGAGCCGCTCCTTGTGCGTCACCCCGAAGCGCTGCTCCTCGTCGACGATGACGAGCCCCAGCTTCTTGAACTTGATGCCCTTGGCGAGGATCGCGTGCGTGCCGACCACGATGTCGATCTGCCCTTCCTCGAGCAGCTCCTTGGTCCGCTTGGCCTCGGTCGAGGAAACGAGCCGCGACAGGCGCCCGACCTCGATCGGGAAACCCTTCATCCGCTCGACGAAATTCGAATAATGCTGCCGGGCGAGCAGGGTGGTCGGACAGACCACCGCCACCTGATAGCCCGCCATCGCCGCCACGAACGCGGCGCGCAGCGCGACCTCGGTCTTGCCGAAGCCGACGTCGCCGCACACCAGCCGGTCCATCGGCCGCCCGGCGGCGAGGTCCTCGAGGACGTCGCCGATCGCGCGGTTCTGGTCATCGGTCTCTTCGTAGGGAAAGCGGTCGACCATCGCGGGATAGGCGCTGTCGGGCTCGGCCACGACGCCCTGCCGGGTCGCGCGCAGCGCCGCGGTCTTGATGAGCTCGCCCGCGATCTCGCGGATCCGCTCCTTCATCCGCGCCTTGCGCCGCTGCCACGCCTCGCCGCCGAGCCGGTCGAGCGCCACGCCTTCCTCGCCGCTGCCATAGCGCGACAGGACGTCGATATTCTCGACCGGCACGTAGAGCTTGTTGCCGCCGGCATATTCGAGCGCGACGCAGTCGTGCGGGCTCTTGCCGACCTGGACCTGCGTCAGCCCCTCGTAGCGGCCGATGCCGTGCTCGGCATGGACGACGAGGTCGCCCGGCGTCAGCGTCGCCAGTTCGCTGAGGAAGGCGTCGGCGCTCTTGCGGCGCTTGCGCCGCCGCACCAGCCGGTCGCCGAGCATGTCCTGCTCGGTGAGCACCGCGATATCGGGCGTGGTGAAGCCATGGTCGAGCGGCAGCACCAGCAGCGCCGCGTCCTGCGGCGCGCCCAGCGCGTCCTGCCAGCTGTCCGCCAGCTTCTGGCTGACGAGCCCGTGATCCTTGAGCAACCCCGCCAGCCGCTCGCGCGCGCCGACGGTGTAGCTCGCCAGGATGATCTTGTGGTCTTTCTTGAGCTTGCCGACGTGCTTGACCACGGCTTCGTAGACATTCTCCTGCGCCGTCCGCTCGGGCGCGAAATCGCGCGCCAGCGTCACGCCGAAGTCGATCACCTTGTTTGACGCGGGCTCGGGGAAGGCCGAGGCGAGGTGGATCGGCCGGTCGGCGACCAGCCCGTCCCATTCCTTGGTCGAGAGATAGAGTTCGGACGGGGCGAGCGGCCGGTAGCTGCCGGGCTCGGCGACCATCGCCCGTTCGCGGTTCGAAAAATAGTCCTGGATCGCCTCGCGCCGGCTTACGATCGACCCGTCGACCCCGCCGTCGCGGATGATCAGGTCGCCATCGCCAAGATGCGCGAAGAGGGTGTCGAGCCGCTCCTCGAACAAGGGCAGCCAATGCTCCATCCCCGCCAGCCGCCGGCCTTCGCTTACCGCCTGGTAGAGCGGATCGCCGGTCGCGGTGGCGCCGAAATGCTCGCGGTAGCGTGCCCGGAAGCGCTTGACGCTGTCCTCGTCGAGGAGGGCCTCGGACGCGGGCATCAGCGTGAAGGCCTCCGCCGCGCCGATGGTGCGCTGGTCGGCGGGATCGAAGGCGCGCATCGTCTCGATCTCGTCGCCGAAGAAATCGAGCCGGATCGCGTGCGGCAGTCCCGAGGGATAGAGGTCGAGGAGCCCACCGCGCACCGCGAACTCGCCCGCCTCGGACACGTTGTCGGTCCGGTGATAGCCGTTGGCGGTCAGCAGCGTGATCAGCGCCTCGCGCTCCATCCGCTCGCCGGGCGCGAGGCGCCGCGTCAGCTGGCGGATCCGGAACGGGGTCAGGGTCCGCTGGGTCGCGGCATTGGCGGTGGTGACGAACAGCTGCGGCCGCTCGATCCTGCCCTGCAGCCGGTGCAGCGCGGACAGGCGCTCGGCCATGACCCGGAGGGCAGGGGAGGCGCGGTCGTAGGGCAGGCAGTCCCACGCCGGAAAGGTGACGACCTCGAGCTCGGGCGCGAAGGCCGGCGCGGTCTCGGCGAGCGCGCGCATCGCCGCCTCGTCGGACGCGATCACCACCAGCCGCCCGCTCCCTGCGCGCCCATGCGCGGCGCGCGCGAGATTGGCCGCGAGCCACGGCAGGAAGCCCGCCGGCACGCTCGCCAGCGTCAGCGGTTCGCCCGCCTTCAGGATACGCTGGAGATCGCTCACCGGTCGATCGGGAGGTAGTCGAGGCGTTGCATCAGGGTCATCATCGGACCCTGAAACCGCTCAGGCACCGGCTGGGTCCCGATCGCCCACGCCATGATGTCGACGTCCTGCTCCTCGAGCAGCGCCTCGAACAAGGCCTGCTCCTCGGGCGTCCAGCCGCCGCAATAGCGATCGAAGAAGCCGCCGATCATCCGGTCGGCCTCCTTGGTCCCACGATGATGGGCCCGCCACCGCAGGCGCTTGGTCGTCACGTCGTCGAGCATGGGGGCCATGTAGGCGCTGCGCCCTCCAAACGGAAGGCGGACCGAAGGCGGTTCTCAGCGGTCCGAGGCCGAATGCGCGGCGGTCGTCTCGGGGATGACGATGAGGATGTCGATGCCGTTGATGGCCCGCTGCCATTCGGGCTCGATTCCGGTGACCCGGGCATGGCGCAGGGTGCGCAGATCGAACAGGGTCCAACTCCCCGGCAGTTGGCGGCTGGCAGCCGCAGCGAACCATTTGAGGAGGCCTTCGTCGGCCATGACATAGTCGCTCGCCGCAAATGGCTTGGCGAAGCCGGCAAAGTTCGCATGCTGACCGCGCGCGCCGAGGATCACGACATGGAGCGACCGGGCATCCTCGTGCTCCGCCTGCTCGGCGACGAAATTCCCGAGGTCGAGGTTGTTGAGCGGGTTGAAGCCCTTGTAGGCGTGGAGCGCGCCGAACTTGGCAACGACCGTCCCCGTCGCCGGCAGTCCTGCACCAAAATTCTGCTTGAGGAGGCTCGCCCGCAGCGTGTTCGAGCGATTGCCCTCCATCGCATAGATAGCGCGGCTCTTCAGCAAGCCCGTGAACAGTTTTCGGGCCTCCGGATTGCTGCCGCGCCCAAGCAGTGCGTCGACCGCTTCCAGCTCGGCGAGGGGCGCGGACAGCATCAGCAGCTTGGACGGATCACCGGACTGGCGGGCCGCCGACGCCGCGGCGGCTTCGCGGGCGCGCAGGGCAACGACCGCACGGCGCGCTTGGAGCGAAAGCCGGGTCGCGAGGATCTGGTCGAGGAGAAATAGTCCCGACCCGATGAATTCCTGATCGGTGCCGATCAGCCGGAAGTCGCGGCGA
This genomic window from Sphingomonas rosea contains:
- a CDS encoding NAD kinase, producing MNADLPKGATTRQDLAAEGIALVASHGEAAQAAAAMLRRRYHFADERQARILVALGGDGFMLHTLHQMLDGGEAIPVFGINRGTVGFLMNEWRLDCLGERIANARRIEVAPLTMRAETIHGDEWTHAAINEVSLLRETRQAAKIEVLVNGRVVLPELVADGVLVATPAGSTAYNFSARGPILPLSANLLALTPIAPFRPRRWAGAILPDETRVTFNVMEPTDRLVAAVADQFEVRDVKSVEVSLDRARPLTLLFDPDQALDERIAAEQFAT
- a CDS encoding EAL domain-containing protein, with product MERNAISIARRASDLPPTPAPMPRRDKALLELLTADRIALAFQPQWSVATGKVVGVEALARAPEGLAPEDLFARAAAANLSERLSRSVQRKALQAAAGWTGAMASLRLSLNLLPEDLARPGYERWLLDEIAAAGLQPERITAEITESSLIADPVAAAARLACLRAAGVRIAVDDFGTGYASLAWLTTLPLDLIKIDRGLILDLVGGRRAQIVVKALIALARELELKVVVEGVEEEEQLALLRDWGCDYYQGFLGAKAMGEEELAGFLTA
- a CDS encoding class I SAM-dependent methyltransferase; translation: MSTPFIDLFSGHAGLYAAARPTYPAHVIADIAALAPGRGQAWDAGTGNGQAARSLAAHFDAVFATDPSAEQIAAAEPAGRVTYAVEPAERCSLPDASCDLILAAQAAHWFEPRAFGTEVTRLLKPGGIVAAIGYGWWYVDRQVDAIVGGLLKQVEPHWQPGNWTLIDGYRALELPGEEVRLTPAAIHLAWERPQVEAYVRSWSVVQKLGEAVTDATFAALREAWPDGQKRHVTMPVVSRVHRL
- the mfd gene encoding transcription-repair coupling factor produces the protein MSDLQRILKAGEPLTLASVPAGFLPWLAANLARAAHGRAGSGRLVVIASDEAAMRALAETAPAFAPELEVVTFPAWDCLPYDRASPALRVMAERLSALHRLQGRIERPQLFVTTANAATQRTLTPFRIRQLTRRLAPGERMEREALITLLTANGYHRTDNVSEAGEFAVRGGLLDLYPSGLPHAIRLDFFGDEIETMRAFDPADQRTIGAAEAFTLMPASEALLDEDSVKRFRARYREHFGATATGDPLYQAVSEGRRLAGMEHWLPLFEERLDTLFAHLGDGDLIIRDGGVDGSIVSRREAIQDYFSNRERAMVAEPGSYRPLAPSELYLSTKEWDGLVADRPIHLASAFPEPASNKVIDFGVTLARDFAPERTAQENVYEAVVKHVGKLKKDHKIILASYTVGARERLAGLLKDHGLVSQKLADSWQDALGAPQDAALLVLPLDHGFTTPDIAVLTEQDMLGDRLVRRRKRRKSADAFLSELATLTPGDLVVHAEHGIGRYEGLTQVQVGKSPHDCVALEYAGGNKLYVPVENIDVLSRYGSGEEGVALDRLGGEAWQRRKARMKERIREIAGELIKTAALRATRQGVVAEPDSAYPAMVDRFPYEETDDQNRAIGDVLEDLAAGRPMDRLVCGDVGFGKTEVALRAAFVAAMAGYQVAVVCPTTLLARQHYSNFVERMKGFPIEVGRLSRLVSSTEAKRTKELLEEGQIDIVVGTHAILAKGIKFKKLGLVIVDEEQRFGVTHKERLKALKADVHVLTLTATPIPRTLQMAMSGLRELSVIQTPPVDRLAVRTYVTPWDPVVIREALLREHYRGGQSYFVVPRISDLPDIEEWLREEVPEVKPIVAHGQLAPTEVEERMSAFYDRKYDVLLSTTIVESGLDIPSANTLIVHRAERFGLAQLYQLRGRVGRSKTRAYAYMTTPPDRQVTETAEKRLTVLSNLDTLGAGFQLASHDLDIRGAGNLLGDEQSGHIKEVGFELYQSMLEDAILDMKAGGNREDKPDEFSPQINVEAPIMIPEDYVPDLDLRMGLYRRLGELEAPQEVEEFAAELIDRFGKLPEETSNLLQVVETKIHCRAACIAKLDAGQRGAVVTFAPSGFPEVKGLFDYIARLKGSAKLRPDQKLVVSRDWATPAQRLNGVLQLSRGLARVAAAGKREKVAA
- a CDS encoding succinate dehydrogenase assembly factor 2; protein product: MLDDVTTKRLRWRAHHRGTKEADRMIGGFFDRYCGGWTPEEQALFEALLEEQDVDIMAWAIGTQPVPERFQGPMMTLMQRLDYLPIDR